CAAGATAATTCGATTCTGGTGTAGTGGTTCCTCCAGTTGCCGGCTTGCCGCACTCGCAATAGGCAGCAGATGTGGCGAGGTAACCGTCACGAGTTGACGTGAGCGTTGACATGAGCCGTCAcagcctgctgcctgctggctATTGCTCTATGCTGAGCGGAGAATTAAGAAGAAGGTCGGCACGCACTGtttgtttagaaaatttcaaacatattACTGGTAGTGGACATATTACTCATAGTGGAAAATAATTATGTTATCCCTAATTAATTATAGTAGGTGTGATTGATAAccatattatttaattatttaattaTCTAGATCTTCATTAAATGCAAATGTATTAGATACAGAAAATAAATATCGAATTAAGCATTTGATTGGCTCCATGAACTTCACTAcgcaattattttttatatttaatatcttactattactaactagcctatcaacccgtgcttccgcacgggctaattagagttattttaaaaatataaatcatACAACTAATaactataattatctatctcacgcacTTCCATCTAttgaatattctaacacatcctataaaatatatatttatcataatatagttacaatagattttattttacaCCATACCTCCAGatatgtttgatatatatatatatttaattaaactatttatttataaattagtgttcttatctctttcatcatacatgaatacacaGTGACACTTATCATGGtagtatttatatatatataataatataataatgatagagatagtaatttagaattttatattgagatactttaaaattttattataattatataatttagattaagatttaggggttactttaacttttaataatgacataTAATTTATGTACAAAATTAGGGGTTgttttgcattattattttgatgtcataggtggataatttacatgaagattaggggtttactttagatttttgtttagggggttactttagtcttttttataatggcagaggtgggtaatttattagaaaagataacgaatctaatgactattAAGATTAGAGTAGTCAGATGGATGGCCAGATGtgtctgatttttgtgagaatttctaggatttctctattttttagagtgtACACTTAGGATTCTAGACGATTTCATGTGGAGGcttcaaaggagcctccaattagtaatagtaagattagagGCTCTTCTAGAGCTTTCACATGAAGCCACATAtaatcctaggtggacactctgaaaaaataaagaaatcctataaattctcacaaaaatcagaaacatcccgCCATCAACCCAACAattctaattataataaccatcggatctgttatctttcctaataaattacccacttctgtcattatgaaaataaactaaagtaacccttaaacatatatctaaattacccacctctgccattataaaaatagtctaaagtaaccccctaatatttgtgtaaattacccacatatgccattataaaaataatacaaatacctccctaaatttgcatataaattatccaattatatcattattattacaagttaagtTACTCGTCagtctgaatctaaattatataattataataatatatttaagtgatcaatataaaattataaattactattgttatcattattaatatattatttttattattatttatataaaaatactacccacgatatatgttactatatattcatgtatgatggaagagataagaataccaattcacaaacaaatagttcaactaaacatatattcaataatatggaggtgtgatacaAAATGGAATATATTATAACAAGATAATGCTAAATATAtgttttagagtatgtgttagaaaaTTTAATAAATAAAAAGGGTGTTagatatataattataattattaacctcatttttatattaattctaataaaCCCGTGCAGGAGCACGGTTTGATAGACTAATTACTTTTAATTAGATGGACTTTATTACAATCCAAATGAATCATCTTTGTAGCCTTGTAGGATAAAATTTAAAGTCTAACCATCTTTGTGCGACGGAGGAGGTAGGTTGGTCGTCGTGCGGACAGCAACAGCTGTGGACCGGATCGATCAGCTAGCCTTTGGCAAGCGCAGCTACACGAGGAGGGCTAGGAGATCAATCACTGCTTCCAATTCCAAAGCTCCGGCGGCCTCCGGGGTCTCCTCCTCGATCGCTTTCGCCCCGCGTGCGCGCTCGTACGGTGTAGGGACGGCGCGGGGAGGGAACGGGGACGGACCCGCCTGCTTTAGCTGACTGGCGCTGGCGCGTGCACGTGATCCGAGGCAGCTTTACCCTACCCGGCCACTGCCTGACTGCCGAGTGGCGGCTGCTGGCTGGCGAGGACGGACGAACGGACGACGGCGCCAGAAAAAAGCTGATGCCAAGAGAAAAGTCTGCCCCCTCCTCTTGTCTCTCTCCTTCACATACTAGCTGCGACGCCACTGAATACTGAATGCTGATCACTCTCTCTGATCAGCGATCGTCACTAATGCTATGGCCGCTggccggggagggagggagcgcgacgacgacgacagcctGGGCTAGAGCGGCGACCGTCGCAGGCCGCCGTGGCGCGTGAAGACAAGCCTTCGAGTCAGCTGCCGTCGTGCTCATCGGGCCGATGCCGCGTCGTACGACCTCCCGTCTCGCATCGCCTCGCCTCAGGGATGCGGAGGGCACACCTCCAAAAGGAACAGTAGCCTTTGCTGCCATGTTTCGTCGACATGTTCCCTTCACGATCCGCTGTTCCATTACACACACACATGATACGCTCCCTTTTCTGGCTACCACTACCACCAGCAAGCACCaaatcccttctctctctcgttttttttttgaaagaactcTCTCTCTCGTTGTTACTCTGCTTTAAGCAGCGCCATGACTGATAGCTGGTAGCAGCCAGCAACATTGCAACAATAATAATCGCCCAAACAAAGTACAGCACGAGCTGGGGTCTGTGGCCTGTGGCCTGTGGTCTGGGGGTGTGCAGGAGGAAGTCACAAGAAGACGGTTCTGCCCCTGGTTAAAGTCACGAGAAGGGAGGCCGGTGCGAGCCGTACGAGGAATCTACAGGAGTTGCATGGGcccacgccgccaccaccagcagcagtgcAGTCAGTGGCAGTGCTAACTGCTGGCTGCTGAGTGGTTCGTGCCCACCTTGGCACTGTGGGCGGTCCATGGCCTACCACCCCCGCCAGGCCGCAGGACGATGGGCCGGGCCTGCCTACGGCTGTAGCTCCCCGCGCGCCCCTGCAATCCTGCGTCGCTGACACGACGGGGTGCAGCAGCACCACAAACAGCTGCAAATACGGTGACGATGAACCATACAAAAAAttcacaaaagaaaaaaaaaccactTTGTGCGATCAGATCTCAGATTCTTCAGGTATACTGCATGTTCAAACATCCACGGGGACTGGAGTTTAGTCAGAGAATCCAAACACCCCCGCCAAAATCTCCATGTCCATGCACAAAATGTTTAGTCACAGACCTCAGAACTACTGCATGCACCAAAAAAGTTTCCTCAAACAACCATTCCAATAATTGGGGGAGCGTGGGTGCCTCTGTAGTACTGTAGCTTTATTGATAAAGGATTCCCCAATAGCAGAGCGTACGTACAAAGATGAGGGGTCCTTGCTACATGGCCTCAGAGACAGCGTTCAACGACACAACCAGCAATTATTCGGTACAAGCCGTACAATAATAGTGCAATTTTACAGCAGTGGTCAAGTTCGTGTCTGTGCTTGATGATCCTGACTTCTAATAGCTATCAAATATGCTCATCGGATCGTCTGTCCCTCTGCCGCAAGGAAATACTAGTCCTCCAGTCCAACTGAATACTAGAAAAAACAGAGCAGTGCGGTATTCTTACTCTTTTGGGACCTTTGGCTCATTCGTTCTTCTTCTCGAACTTCGCCCTGTCGGCGCCGCTGTAGGGGGCGACATGGTACGCGTATTGCTGGATGACGGAGAACACGACCATCTCGAGGATCACCAGGACATTCTGGATCGCCTCCTGGATGTGCTCCACGTCTAGCCAGAAATGGTGGGATTGGATCACGCCTACTTCAGTCAAAACATCGAGCGCAAGACCCTGCAACGAAAATAGGCAATGGCTGTCAATGAAAGAAACTGGAGGGCAAAACGGTACTGTAACCAGGTTCCCTCCAAATTCGAATGTTGCCTGATGTACCCACAAGAGGGAGTGCACTGGCTGACTAATAAGGAAGGTGAGCCGCGAATGTATCATCCAGCAGGCTAAAAGAGAAAGGATGAAGTACCTAATATCAACTGGTTTGTTTCAAAAAGTTTTTCAACTTTAGCTTTCTTTTCAGGTACACCTTTTTCTAGAGCTCGTGCTTTCTTGTCACAAAGTAACATGTGCTTATGGAACAAAGGTCGACAACATGGCTATAAGCTTCTGGTGAAGGCATGCCAATCGCTCAAAGGAACAAAAAAGCCATCCAAAACTATCGGTACCACACTAAGTGCTTTAGCTTTCGGAAAAATCATCAGGTGAGTTATCTAGATGCAATCATCAAGAGAATCACTACGCAAATTTATATATGAGAATTCAGAAACATTAACGATTATTCTAAACTACATGCCATTCAGGTCAAGATGATTTACCTGCCAGAAAGAGAAAAAGACAATCCCTTTGATGCACAAGAACTTTGCAAGAGGCTTGTGAGGTGCCAGCTCTTTAGCAAACAAGTGGTAGAAAAGAACCAGGGCATATAATGCCATGGAGACCGAAATGTTCAGTATAATTGTAAACGTCCAGCTGACCCAACTTGGGTACATCCCAAGAAGCTGTAGGGCAATAATCAGAATGGAGCATACTGGCCTAATAACAACAAATTGCCAGGTCCAGTACTTCAGAAGCTTCAGTGTCTTGTGCTCCAATCGGACAGTGTGGGGCTGCCATTGTAGAATGCATCAGAATATTAGTTCCTTTCAGCAAATATAGAAATGTAATCTACCAAAACCAAAGAAACATGTAAACTCAAGTACTTGCCACATCCTTCAATCAAATACATTAGGGAGGCGTTTGGCTCGGCGATTTTTCTCCGTAATCGATTACACCGTAAACAGATCCCGTTAGTTGACGTTTGTTTTGAGAAGCCCCGTAGCGCATGATGACGGTAACGAATACGGCCAATAAAAATCCCACCACAACCGATTGGGTTCGACATTCAGGCTTTATCcggtaccccccccccccccccccccaaagctCGACCCCGGCCTCGAGACGCTGCCAGCGGCTGTggctccagctcctcctgcaCGCATCCTTGCCAACCCCTCTTGCTGCTTCGGTCCCCGCCCCCTCAAACTTCTTCCTCAGCCCCCTCTCGCTTCTTCCGCGCGACCTCTTGGCCTCGCACACGACGACGATGCCTGCAACCCTTTCTGCTGCATCCTCACTGGTGAGAACCACCTTCTCCCTGTCCCTGTCCGGCCCTTTCCCCctctttctccttctccttctctgcCCCAACCTTTTCAACAAACCCTAACCCTTGCTCGTGTTCTAGGTTTTCACGTGGTTCTTGGTGAAAGGCAGGATCCGTGAGGGGCTCGCAGAGGAGACCTACATCAATCGAATCAACAAGGCTCGGATCTGTAAGTGTTCTTGGTGATCTTTTCCCTTTCTTCAATTTTGGGTGGCTGAACTGTTAGTATTGTGTCTGAATTCTCAACGAGAATCTGGTCTGAAGTTTTCTGGACTGCAAGGATGTCTATGATTTAAATGTCGACAATAGTTGAGTAGCCTCTGATCCAAAGTTAGCATTAAATGTTCTGCTGATAAAATAACATTGTGTCCATAATTAAATGTGGTTTATAATTTTGTCAAAGTCTTCTGAAAACACTGGAATTTTTTCTGTTAAATCAACCTATGCACATCTGTGCATGAATGAGCTGGGAGCTCAATGCAATCTGATCTGGAAATTGAAACTTCCCTTAAAAACCAAGATTTGGTTACGGTTGATTGAACATAATGCTATTCTTACCAAAGGATAACCTGGCCAAGCGAAAATGGTCAGGGGATATGCATTGCCGGTTTTGCAATGAATCTGAATCTATTGACCACCTTTTCTTTGAGTGTAATACGGCTAAATATATCTGGAGTTTGGTGGCTTTTGTGCTAGGGGCAAACCACAGACCTACTTCATTTTGACAATTTTGGCAATGGATTTCAGTTCTGTTACCAAATAGAAAACAGTTTTATATGATTGGCTTGGCAGCCATTTGCTGGGCGATTTGGACAACCCGGAATAACTGTTGTTTTGGAAAAAGTTAATCAGATCCCCAACGGAAATTGTTTGTTCAGTTAGCTCCTCTCTAAAATATTGGGCAGGTTTACAAGCAGGACAAAACAAGGAGGAGCTGGAAGCCGGTGCAGAAGCTCTACTGAAGACGGCGCTGCACTTCCACACacaggccgccggcgacgatgcAGGGATGGTGCTTCTCCAGTGATGGAGCGCCGCACCTTTTTAAAGCAAGACTCCGTTTGCGCGACTGGTGGCTTAGTGCTCTTCTGTTTCAGTATCTGTTCATGGTCGAATGTCTGTTAACGTTTCTTTGTTTTGGTCTGAACTCTGTACGATGAGCAGGATGTATGCTGTTGAACTCGACAACTGTGTAATTTCGTTACCCACAAAGTAATGAAATTCGGGCTAGGCCCTTgctggaaaaaaaaataaagaatatGTTTGCTCATTATATTCAGTTGAGACTCTGAGAAGCCAATGTACCAGCTACCAGATGAAACTTTGGAGACTGTTGTTGTGTTAGCTCCAAGATATGTTACTGTGTTATCTTTCTGAATTTGTTAACATTGTGAAGCTCTAAGAAATGaggcttgcttgcttgctgcaAGCTCTTTTTTACTTTAGAAATTTGACATGCCAATGTCCAGATCTGTTATCATTTTCTAAAACTGTCATCATGGTTTACTGAGATATTGATAGTTTATTGAGATAATTTCGAAATTTCTAAAGTTGCTAGCAGGTCAATGCCTTCTGGTCATAAATTTGGTGACAGTTTGCTTGCTGAGATGTTGATTTTTAAAGAAGCGAAGTTCTAATGATTCATAGATAAAGTATTTTGGGTCTTTTGTATTGCCTATATGTTGATCAGAACAACGGTCTGCAGTCTGatagagcagagcagagcagtcTGGTAAATATTAACGTCTTTTTGCCAAACAACGTAAAGGAAACAGAAAGCGTTACTGAAATCAACCAAACTAACATCGCTATGCATTCCACTGTAACAGAGCACTGCCAGCTGATTACATTACCGTTACCATAGCTGAACCAAACGCCATATAGGTTTGCTATAGATATGCCCAGGTATGGACCTAACACAAGTCACCATAACAGAATATgcattgcaaaaaaatttaagcACATATTATAAAAGTTCAGTAATAAAAAAAGTATTCTGTACCAAGGAATAAGAAAGGTACCAGGAAAAGAGAAACAGGGAAAGAATGATGAAGAACCCTCCCTTTGATTTCATCAGGAACTATGTTTTTGCTGATGGATATATTCAAGTAGCTGTACATCAATGCCATAAACTTAGCAATGACCTGCATAGTTGAAAGGAAAATAAGTGTTAGTTAAATGCCAAGCATCATTTATGCCTAAGAATGACGTCGGCCCAAAGAAGACTCACCAGTGCCTCATAGCATTCTTTAACAGCATCCAAGAATGTGAAAAATGTCTTGCTTCCCTGGATATCAAGAAGACCCACAAACGAAGAGATAGCATATAATGGAGCCATTAGCACAATAATAAGTATAGCTTTCTGCTCCTTGGGGTTTTTCCAATAGAAAAGATGCTGTGACACCAATTGCACAGTGAAATGCATAGTCAGCATTACACAACCAGCTGCCCCAAGGAGGGTCAGAGTTGGGGCATCCATTTTACTTAGATCCATCCCCGGGAATGGAGACATGAGTGACATGGTGCCTGAAAAGTTATATAGAGATTTAAGTTCTCCATTGAAGGATACATTTTTGTCAATCACAATCGCAAGTCAAACGTAGCCCTTCGTAACAGGAAAACCAAGGACACTAATACAAACTGATACTGCACAAATATTTGATTCAGCCAAGGTCACCCCATCTGAAATGCACTTTGTGCACTTACaaaatttgtttaaaaaaaaagtactgCCACAGATGTCAGAAGTGCACCTTTTTAAGAGGGTATAGGTGACCTTAAGCTCAGCCTGGCTGCATTCTACTGAACAAGTGATTAATCACATGTTTTGCAGGCACAATTTGAATTTAATTAGAGTTGGGTTTTCGattcaaaaattaaattaatcaAGTTGCCATCCTTTCTGTAACTAGATTTACCTAGTGAAAAACACATAACTTAGCCTGTAGAAAATTTTTACTGATAGAAAAAGATCTACAGATGAATTAATGAACTCCTGGAATGGTAGCTAAAAAGGATAGATATGGCCAATTCATAAAACTATACATATttataaaataaagaaaaaccagagcttCATTTTAGAATAGGTACAGGGTATTGTCTGGCTATAATAGTTGAGTCCTGATCTTAAGTTTCCTCCATTGGGTACCTAATCTTCTCAAAGAATAGCAGAAGTTCTTAGAGGAAATCTGGAGCCTGAATTCTCTTCAGATTGAGCACTAGTACTAGCAGGAGCAGTAAAGAAATTAGCACTACTGTTCAAAACATGATATTGAAAGCTCCTACTAACCATTCTCTGAACCTAAATGCCAAGACTAAAATCAGATCCAGTCTTGGGAGCAACATCATACAGGCTAATTCACAATCAGTTGGGGCCTAAAGCACTCAGCCACTCCCCTCAGGAAGTAAGGATAGATCTAGCAAAGGGAGGAGGTGGTGTCGAATTCAGGAACCTAAAGCTTCTTCAGGGCAAGAGGGAGCAACGAGGAACTGATGGTAGGGTACAACTGTACAAgggaggcaagagaaaaaggcaATTGTTG
This portion of the Panicum virgatum strain AP13 chromosome 2N, P.virgatum_v5, whole genome shotgun sequence genome encodes:
- the LOC120661441 gene encoding transmembrane protein 184C-like isoform X2, whose amino-acid sequence is MSLMSPFPGMDLSKMDAPTLTLLGAAGCVMLTMHFTVQLVSQHLFYWKNPKEQKAILIIVLMAPLYAISSFVGLLDIQGSKTFFTFLDAVKECYEALVIAKFMALMYSYLNISISKNIVPDEIKGRVLHHSFPVSLFLPHTVRLEHKTLKLLKYWTWQFVVIRPVCSILIIALQLLGMYPSWVSWTFTIILNISVSMALYALVLFYHLFAKELAPHKPLAKFLCIKGIVFFSFWQGLALDVLTEVGVIQSHHFWLDVEHIQEAIQNVLVILEMVVFSVIQQYAYHVAPYSGADRAKFEKKNE
- the LOC120661441 gene encoding transmembrane protein 184C-like isoform X1, whose amino-acid sequence is MDRSSTMSLMSPFPGMDLSKMDAPTLTLLGAAGCVMLTMHFTVQLVSQHLFYWKNPKEQKAILIIVLMAPLYAISSFVGLLDIQGSKTFFTFLDAVKECYEALVIAKFMALMYSYLNISISKNIVPDEIKGRVLHHSFPVSLFLPHTVRLEHKTLKLLKYWTWQFVVIRPVCSILIIALQLLGMYPSWVSWTFTIILNISVSMALYALVLFYHLFAKELAPHKPLAKFLCIKGIVFFSFWQGLALDVLTEVGVIQSHHFWLDVEHIQEAIQNVLVILEMVVFSVIQQYAYHVAPYSGADRAKFEKKNE